From Arctopsyche grandis isolate Sample6627 chromosome 12, ASM5162203v2, whole genome shotgun sequence, one genomic window encodes:
- the LOC143919640 gene encoding uncharacterized protein LOC143919640, whose amino-acid sequence MHVRALVNLGVRVETWNEILVMFITRKLDRSTLLQWELQTPKYEDCTFSKIMHFLTCQCQSMENADFVLKGESNPRPRTITNPKAAVLHVRRERPSCISCSGSHSLLACPSFRQMSGDERRSNAIKRRLCLNCLRPGHIVHACQTKQRCFKCGHAHHTMLHDSTPYQTSPSNKAKHYRSPKKSENAKPVKSSLVLHSVRRVSPSHARTVLLSTVEVQVRGGDGRSHKVRALLDNGSELNFISEDLRRRLALKSKRMDVNLVGIGSNRTSITSGAVIRILPRIPNQGSSVDLDCAIMPEIANQLPSRNVSEIRSHLPLHLPLADPSFDIPGTVDMVIGSDAYHAMLRNGKRTILVPSKSRGDRGGRIAMMNTAFGWILGGSLEAPTVSSDSRNCHHTTGRDPLSCFGARRPVKTVTRPLDESRIYAERRFRLPKRNVPAPFNPHIFRPSQPSSHNSWPVPSWRTTSCATAGGSGRSTRSEGATTPAHAAAAPGRQGHRSRSYYSSISNTKRAVRRVARLPVEQHSVNLCNGVANVHNVPH is encoded by the coding sequence atgcatgtacgtgcgctcgttaacttgggcgtccgggtcgagacctggaacgagattctggtgatgtttatcaccagaaaactcgaccggagtacacttctgcaatgggagcttcagactcccaagtatgaagactgcacgtttagcaaaataatgcattttctaacgtgccagtgccaatcgatggaaaatgccgacttcgtcttaaaaggcgagtcgaatcctcgaccaagaaccattacgaatccgaaggcagcagttctgcatgtgaggagggaacgcccctcctgcatcagttgcagcggaagtcattctctgctagcgtgtccatcattccgccaaatgagcggtgatgagcgtaggtcgaacgccataaaacgtcgactatgtctcaactgcttgaggccagggcacatagttcacgcgtgccaaacaaagcagagatgcttcaaatgcggtcatgcccatcacaccatgttacatgactcaactccataccaaacttcgccttcaaataaggccaaacattatcggagccccaagaaatcagagaacgccaaacccgtaaaatcatcgttggttttacactcggtgagacgcgtatcgccttctcacgcccgaactgtcctgttatccaccgtggaagtacaagttcgcggcggagatgggcgttcgcacaaggttcgagcattgttagataacggctccgaactcaacttcatctctgaagacttaagaaggcgactcgccttaaagtcgaaaaggatggacgtcaacctggtaggaataggttcaaataggacgtccattactagtggcgcggtaattcgaattctaccgcgcatccccaatcagggctccagtgttgatctcgattgcgcaatcatgcccgagatcgcgaatcaacttccatcgcgcaacgtgtccgagattcggagccatttgccgcttcatctcccccttgccgatccgtcattcgatattcccggtacagtggatatggtgataggcagcgacgcctatcatgcgatgttacgcaatggcaaacgtaccattttagttccctccaagtcacgcggtgacagaggaggacgcatcgcgatgatgaatacagctttcggctggatattgggcggctctctagaagcgcccacagtttcaagcgattctcggaattgccatcacacaacgggtcgtgatccgttatcttgttttggcgcgagacgtccagtcaagacagttacgcgtcccctggacgaatcgcgtatttacgcggaacgaagattccgcttgccgaagcgcaatgtacccgcgccctttaaccctcacatctttcgaccttcccaacccagctcccataactcctggccagttcctagttggcgcaccactagttgcgcaacagcaggaggatctggtcgatcaacccggagcgagggtgctaccacaccagcacatgcagcagcggcccctggcagacaggggcacaggagtaggtcctactactcctccatcagcaacaccaagcgagcagtccggcgagtagctcgactgccagtcgagcagcactcagtgaatttgtgcaacggtgtggcgaacgttcataacgtcccacattaa
- the LOC143919580 gene encoding uncharacterized protein LOC143919580 — protein MECRLCLCSAPPEAFVSIHGDPHPQQLVQRIWSGCQLRVRKDDHLPDMICHSCVNNLELLDSFRNACLQSDETSRMVLNKSLKIETEEVLLEDVIWEDETDGDLPTNISSSPNNDEIHEGKITSDDNRPEMKNNSEEMTHTTSRALKNLYECDICSKSFVQKLYLVKHIRRHFKKKLFDCDICLKSFKTNYERNTHKHAHSGVKPHKCDICSRSFTRKSSFVKHMNIHSGLKPHKCEICSKSFVQKYYLVRHLSIHSEENEFKCDICLISFKTKYILIKHMNIHSGLKPHKCDICSRSYFQKSDLVRHMNIHGGLKPHKCEICFKSFVQKYLLVRHLSIHSEEKEFKCDICLKFFKTKNFFTEHMNIHNGLKPHKCEICFKSFFQKYQLVRHLSIHFEEKEFK, from the exons atggagtgcagactttgcctgTGCTCTGCCCCACCAGAGgccttcgtctccatccatggcGATCCTCATCCACAGCAATTGGTGCAACGCATTTGGAGCGGTTGTCAGCTGCGG GTTAGGAAAGACGACCATCTGCCAGATATGATATGCCATTCGTGTGtaaacaatctggaattgctcgaCAGCTTTCGAAACGCCTGTCTCCAGAGTGACGAAACGTCCAGGATGGTTCTAAACAAGTCTTTAAAAATCGAGACAGAGGAAGTTTTGCTGGAGGATGTAATATGGGAAGACGAGACGGATGGTGATTTGCCAACAAACATTTCTAGTTCACCAAACAATGACGAG ATACACGAAGGAAAAATTACTTCAGATGATAACAGACCAGAAATGAAGAATAATAGTGAAGAAATGACACATACAACGTCTCGTGCTCTAAAAAATCTGTatgaatgtgacatttgttcaaagtcATTCGTTCAAAAGTTATATCTTGTAAAACACATAAGACGccactttaaaaaaaaactgtttgactgtgatatttgcttaaaatcattcaaaacaAATTATGAACGCAATACACACAAGCATgctcatagtggggtaaagccacacaaatgtgatatttgttcaagatCTTTTACTCGGAAGTCTTCCTTCGttaaacatatgaatattcatagtggattaaagccacacaaatgcgaAATTTGTTCTAAatcatttgttcaaaaatattACCTTGTAAGACATTTGAGTATCCACTCTGAGGAAAATgagttcaaatgtgatatttgtttaatatcTTTCAAAACAAAGTATATCCTTATTaagcatatgaatattcatagtgggttaaagccacacaaatgtgatatttgttcacgaTCTTATTTTCAAAAGTCTGACCTTGTTAGGCACATGAATATTCATGGTGgattaaagccacacaaatgcgaaatttgttttaaatcatttgttcaaaaatatcTCCTTGTAAGACATTTGAGTATCCACTCTgaggaaaaagagttcaaatgtgatatttgtttaaaatttttcaaaacaaagaaTTTCTTTACTgagcatatgaatattcataatgggttaaagccacacaaatgcgaaatttgttttaaatcattttttcaaaaatatcaactTGTAAGACATTTGAGTATCCACTTTgaggaaaaagagttcaaatGA
- the LOC143919581 gene encoding uncharacterized protein LOC143919581 gives MWSHARSSTHRTVIQHHKIHHTPPQHHHHHHHQGPVRLHERRHAETGGSATTPPRATTTHSPARSIINHIDAPAAPAAPPTDISLGRAAPAQHRIGATIGPAVTALECTDHSGQYTYTADDPLSLMLGGGSDVAARLYDMVEFGCLPASGDQLGWVRRATTHSAFSCHIINTCINMPVVSFVHPP, from the exons atgtggagtcatgcgcgatccagtacacatagaacggtcatccagcaccacaagattcatcacacaccacctcagcaccatcatcatcatcatcatcaaggccccgtccgtctccacgagcgtcgtcacgccgagacgggcggtagcgctacaacacctccacgagccacaacgactcacagtccagctcggagtatcatcaaccacatcgatgcccctgccgcccccgccgccccaccaaccgacatcagcctcggaagagcggcgccggcgcagcatcgcatcggcgcgaccatcggaccagccgtcaccgccctcgaatgtaccgaccattcagggcagtacacctacacagcggatgacccac tatcgctgatgctggggggggggagtgatgtggcggctcgcttatacgacatggtcgagtttggttgccttcctgcgagtggggaccaactcggctgggttcggagagccactactcactctgcctttagctgtcatataataaacacgtgcattaacatgccagtcgtctcattcgttcatcccccataa
- the LOC143919643 gene encoding uncharacterized protein LOC143919643, whose protein sequence is MECRLCLCSAPPEAFVSIHGDPHTQQLVQRIWSGCQLRVRKGDHLPDMICHSCVNNLELLDSFRSACLQSDETSRMILNESFKIKTEEVLLEDLIWEDESDCDLSTNISSSPNNGEIHGREITLDDNRPEMKHYSEEVTHTTSHSQKNLYECDICSKSFVQKLCLVRHISRHLIKKLFECDICLKSFKTNYERNTHKHAHSGVKPHKCDICSRSFTRKSSFVKHMNIHTGLKPYKCDICSSSFSHKPSFVAHMNIHSGLKPYQCDICLRYFALKTYLVSHMNTHIELKPYKCDICSRSFTRKVYRVIHMRTHTGISHKCDICSRSYHQKSNLVRHMNIHSGLKPHKCDICSSYFTQRISLVKHMNTHSGLKPHKCEICFKSFGQKYQLVRHLNVHSEKKEFKCNICLKFFKTKYSLIKHMNIHSGLKP, encoded by the exons atggagtgcagactttgcctgTGCTCTGCCCCACCAGAGgccttcgtctccatccatggcGATCCTCATACACAGCAATTGGTGCAACGCATTTGGAGCGGTTGTCAGCTGCGG GTTAGAAAAGGCGACCATCTGCCAGATATGATATGCCATTCGtgtgtcaacaatctggaattgctcgaCAGCTTTCGAAGCGCTTGTCTCCAGAGTGACGAAACGTCGAGGATGATTCTAAACGAGTCTTTTAAAATCAAGACAGAGGAAGTTTTGCTGGAGGATCTAATATGGGAAGACGAGTCAGATTGTGATTTGTCAACAAACATTTCTAGTTCACCAAACAATGGCGAG ATACACGGAAGAGAAATCACTTTGGATGATAACAGACCAGAAATGAAGCATTATAGTGAAGAAGTGACACATACAACGTCCCATTCTCAAAAAAATCTGTatgaatgtgacatttgttcaaagtcATTCGTTCAAAAGTTATGTCTAGTAAGACATATTAGCCGCCACCTTATAAAAAAACTGTttgaatgtgacatttgcttaaaatcattcaaaacaAATTATGAACGCAATACACACAAGCATgctcatagtggggtaaagccacacaaatgtgatatttgttcaagatCTTTTACTCGGAAGTCTTCCTTCGttaaacatatgaatattcatactgggttaaagccatacaaatgtgatatttgttcaagcTCTTTTTCTCATAAGCCTTCCTTCGTTGCACACATGAATATTCATAGTGGATTAAAGCCATAccagtgtgatatttgtttacgaTATTTTGCCCTGAAGACTTACCTCGTTTCACATATGAATACTCATATTGagttaaagccatacaaatgcgATATTTGTTCAAGATCTTTTACTCGGAAGGTTTACCGCGTTATACATATGAGGACTCACACTGGCatatcacacaaatgtgatatttgttcacgaTCTTATCATCAGAAGTCTAACCTTGTTaggcatatgaatattcatagtgggctaaagccacacaaatgtgatatttgttcaagttATTTTACTCAGAGGATTTCCCTCGTTAAACATATGAATACTCATAGTGgattaaagccacacaaatgcgaaatttgttttaaatcatttggtCAAAAATATCAACTTGTAAGACATTTGAATGTCCACTCTGAGAAAAAAGAgttcaaatgtaatatttgtttaaaatttttcaaaacaaagtaTTCCCTTATTaagcatatgaatattcatagtggGTTAAAGCCATAA
- the LOC143919648 gene encoding uncharacterized protein LOC143919648 — MSVNGDPEPPNVQESPAPLETARIALRLPPIFKENISLWIGIAEAHFDGAGIIADRTKYGCLVAALDYETVSFVSDIVAGPRTNGEQYEKLKNAILERLGESVERRTTRLLTDKKPSHLLRQMRELAGKQHPDSQIVKTLWMQSLPKHAQAILKSMPDPTLQQLAATADELMEVYHNQEIYEVTKEATSIPEPNIMEMAAEIKKYQRKLADREREIQQLKMRSRSQNCSTYKQA; from the coding sequence ATGTCAGTGAACGGAGATCCAGAACCGCCAAATGTACAAGAATCCCCAGCACCATTGGAGACAGCACGCATAGCGCTACGCCTACCACCGATTTTCAAGGAAAACATCTCCCTGTGGATCGGAATTGCAGAGGCTCACTTTGATGGTGCCGGCATAATAGCCGACCGTACGAAATATGGATGCCTCGTCGCAGCCCTGGACTACGAAACCGTGTCCTTCGTCAGCGACATCGTAGCTGGACCACGCACAAATGGAGAACAATACGAAAAATTGAAGAACGCAATACTCGAAAGACTAGGCGAATCAGTGGAACGCCGCACCACCCGCCTACTCACTGACAAGAAACCATCGCATTTATTGCGCCAGATGCGAGAATTAGCTGGTAAACAGCACCCTGACTCCCAGATAGTAAAAACACTGTGGATGCAAAGCCTCCCCAAGCACGCGCAGGCAATACTAAAATCCATGCCTGACCCAACGCTCCAACAATTGGCCGCTACCGCAGATGAATTGATGGAGGTGTACCACAATCAAGAGATTTACGAAGTAACGAAGGAAGCGACCAGCATACCCGAACCCAATATTATGGAAATGGCagctgaaatcaaaaaatatcagAGAAAACTGGCCGATCGCGAACGTGAaatacaacaattaaaaatgcGCAGCCGCAGCCAAAACTGTTCGACTTACAAACAAGCTTGA